A single window of Polaribacter sp. SA4-10 DNA harbors:
- a CDS encoding GAF domain-containing protein, producing MNIEILEQNISKFITSNSPLENKLQSICDYLENEISYYDWVGFYFKNGDKNELKLAQYTGEETEHTIIPFGKGICGQVAVSNKNFVVQDVSEQDNYISCGWKVKSEIVIPIFVNGENIGQIDIDSHTANVFTEKDELLLEFVAEKVATIL from the coding sequence ATGAATATAGAAATCTTAGAACAAAATATAAGTAAATTTATTACATCTAATTCTCCATTAGAAAACAAACTACAATCTATTTGCGATTATTTAGAAAATGAAATTTCATATTATGATTGGGTTGGTTTTTATTTTAAAAACGGAGATAAAAACGAATTAAAACTAGCACAATATACTGGCGAAGAAACAGAGCACACAATCATTCCGTTTGGAAAAGGTATTTGTGGACAAGTTGCTGTTAGTAATAAAAATTTTGTTGTACAAGACGTTTCTGAACAAGATAATTATATTTCTTGTGGTTGGAAAGTGAAATCTGAAATTGTAATTCCAATTTTTGTGAATGGTGAAAATATTGGACAAATTGATATAGATTCTCATACTGCAAACGTATTTACAGAAAAAGATGAATTATTACTCGAATTTGTAGCTGAAAAAGTAGCTACTATCTTATAA
- a CDS encoding carboxypeptidase-like regulatory domain-containing protein, with protein MKKYIISSVLLLIPVLLFSQTNLKGMIMDKNNPKDNRGIYGANVRWLHTNIGAVTNEKGWFSIPYNPEHKKLVISYIGYKTDTITITSLKPIHHFINEESGLSEITITSRKKATQKSFFATVNVFTVNSDELLKAACCNLAESFETNPSIDVSFSDALTGTKQIQMLGLTSPYLLITQENIPSVRGASQAFGLTFTPGTWVESIQITKGAGSVVNGYESIAGQINAELVKPFSDNKFFLNAYSSLNGRLELNTHFNQRISKKWQTGLYVHGNYRGEKFDKNNDNFLDAPLANQINVMNRWQYTDAEKGWVSFINFRFLNDEKQTGEIDFSPTLDKGTTNAWGSEIDTKRFETSAKLGYVFPELPFQSIGFQIAYSNHEQDSYFGLNIYDIQHKSVYSNLIFNSIIGDTRNKFKTGISFTYDKYDELVNATDFGRKENSVGTFFEYAFDNLDNFSFTAGLRLDTHNLIGTFVTPRLHMRYVPWKKGVFRASVGRGKRSANIFAENQQLFASSRQINIDNAGGTIYGLNPEIAWNCGASYLQKFNLFDKKGDITFDFYRTDFSNRVVVDWENPQAISFYDLEGKSVANNLQIEVNYEIAKNLNFRTAYKYFDVSTDYKRGNLQKAIQPENRFFANISYETALKENDAQWKFDVTFNNIGKQRLPNTASNPVKYQFSEYVDSYQLLNSQVTKVFSKKFEVYFGAENITNVKQKNPILASEAPFGSNFDTTIVYSPIFGRAIYTGLRFKIK; from the coding sequence ATGAAAAAATATATAATAAGTAGTGTGTTACTACTAATTCCTGTCCTATTATTCTCTCAAACAAATTTAAAGGGAATGATTATGGATAAAAATAACCCTAAAGATAATCGAGGTATTTATGGCGCAAATGTACGTTGGCTACATACCAATATTGGAGCAGTAACTAATGAAAAAGGATGGTTTTCAATTCCTTATAATCCAGAACATAAAAAACTTGTTATTAGTTATATTGGTTATAAAACAGATACAATTACAATAACAAGCTTAAAGCCAATTCATCATTTTATAAATGAAGAAAGTGGATTGTCTGAGATTACAATAACAAGTAGAAAGAAAGCAACCCAAAAATCATTTTTTGCTACAGTAAATGTTTTTACAGTAAATAGTGATGAATTATTAAAAGCTGCATGTTGTAATTTAGCAGAAAGTTTTGAAACAAACCCATCAATAGATGTTAGTTTTTCTGATGCGTTAACAGGAACAAAACAAATACAAATGCTGGGCTTAACAAGTCCGTATTTGTTAATAACGCAAGAAAATATTCCTTCTGTAAGAGGGGCTTCTCAAGCATTCGGATTAACCTTTACACCAGGTACTTGGGTAGAAAGTATACAAATTACAAAAGGAGCAGGAAGTGTTGTAAATGGTTACGAAAGTATTGCTGGACAGATAAATGCAGAATTAGTAAAGCCTTTTTCTGATAATAAATTTTTCTTAAACGCTTATAGTTCTTTAAATGGAAGGCTTGAATTAAATACTCATTTTAATCAAAGAATTTCTAAAAAATGGCAAACAGGTTTGTATGTTCATGGAAATTATAGAGGTGAAAAATTTGATAAAAACAACGATAATTTTTTAGATGCTCCTTTGGCAAATCAAATAAATGTCATGAATAGATGGCAATATACAGATGCAGAAAAAGGCTGGGTAAGTTTTATTAATTTTCGTTTTTTAAATGATGAAAAGCAAACTGGAGAAATAGATTTTAGCCCAACCTTAGATAAAGGAACTACAAACGCTTGGGGAAGTGAAATTGATACAAAACGTTTTGAGACTTCTGCAAAACTAGGATATGTTTTTCCCGAATTACCTTTTCAAAGTATTGGTTTTCAGATCGCTTATAGTAATCATGAGCAAGACTCCTATTTTGGTTTAAATATATATGATATTCAGCATAAAAGTGTGTATTCTAATTTAATCTTTAATTCAATTATTGGTGATACAAGAAATAAGTTTAAAACTGGAATAAGTTTCACATATGACAAATATGATGAGTTGGTAAATGCAACAGATTTTGGTAGAAAAGAGAATTCTGTTGGTACCTTTTTTGAATATGCTTTTGATAATTTAGACAATTTCAGCTTTACAGCCGGATTAAGATTAGATACTCATAACTTAATAGGAACCTTTGTAACTCCTCGTTTACATATGCGTTATGTTCCTTGGAAAAAAGGAGTGTTTAGAGCTTCTGTTGGAAGAGGGAAAAGAAGCGCGAATATCTTTGCAGAAAATCAACAATTATTTGCGAGTTCAAGACAGATTAATATTGATAATGCTGGAGGTACTATTTATGGATTAAATCCAGAAATTGCTTGGAATTGTGGTGCTTCATATCTACAGAAATTTAATCTTTTTGATAAAAAAGGAGATATAACATTCGATTTTTATAGAACAGATTTTAGTAATAGAGTTGTTGTAGATTGGGAAAACCCACAAGCAATTTCTTTTTATGATTTAGAAGGAAAAAGTGTTGCCAATAATTTACAGATAGAAGTAAACTATGAAATAGCAAAAAACTTAAACTTTAGAACAGCTTATAAATATTTTGATGTTTCTACAGATTATAAAAGAGGTAATCTTCAAAAAGCAATTCAACCAGAAAATAGATTTTTTGCAAATATTTCTTATGAAACAGCGCTTAAAGAAAATGATGCGCAATGGAAATTTGATGTAACGTTTAATAATATTGGCAAACAGAGGTTGCCAAACACAGCATCAAACCCAGTAAAATATCAATTTTCAGAATATGTAGATAGTTATCAATTACTTAATTCACAGGTTACTAAAGTGTTTTCAAAAAAGTTTGAGGTTTATTTTGGTGCAGAAAATATTACAAACGTGAAACAGAAAAACCCTATTTTAGCAAGTGAAGCTCCTTTTGGTTCAAATTTTGATACTACTATTGTGTATTCGCCAATTTTTGGAAGAGCAATCTATACAGGATTAAGATTTAAAATAAAGTAA
- the purH gene encoding bifunctional phosphoribosylaminoimidazolecarboxamide formyltransferase/IMP cyclohydrolase has protein sequence MSTSKTIKSALISVFHKDGLAPIVEKLNELNVTIYSTGGTEKFIKELGINVVPVDEVTSYPSILGGRVKTLHPKVFGGILNRQDNESDIAELKEYNIPQIDLVIVDLYPFEKTVASGAPEQDIVEKIDIGGISLIRAAAKNFKDTFIVSSMDQYDAFLNLISEKNGETSISDRKQFAAKAFNISSHYDTAIFNYFNEDEVVFKASETVSKTLRYGENPHQKGYFFGDLDAMFDKLHGKELSYNNLLDVDAAVNLMEEFKGEAPTFAILKHNNACGFAQRETLKQAYLGALAGDPVSAFGGVLIANTTIDKETAEEIHSLFCEVVIAPNYTDEALTVLKGKKNRIILIQKEVALPNQIVRTSLNGLLVQDKDNITDKLEHLSYATKSKPTEKELDDLLFASKLCKNTKSNTIVLVKDRQLLASGAGQTSRVDALNQAIEKATNFGFDLNGSVMASDAFFPFPDCVEIADNAGIKSVIQPGGSIKDQLSIDYCNSNGLSMVMTGTRHFKH, from the coding sequence ATGAGCACTTCAAAAACAATTAAATCCGCATTAATTTCAGTATTTCACAAAGATGGTTTAGCGCCAATTGTAGAAAAATTAAACGAGTTAAACGTAACAATCTATTCTACTGGAGGAACAGAGAAATTTATTAAAGAACTAGGGATAAACGTAGTTCCTGTAGATGAAGTTACTTCTTACCCTTCTATTTTAGGAGGAAGAGTTAAAACGTTACATCCAAAAGTTTTTGGAGGAATTTTAAACAGACAAGATAACGAAAGTGATATTGCAGAGTTAAAAGAATATAATATTCCACAAATAGATCTTGTAATTGTAGATTTATATCCTTTTGAAAAAACGGTTGCTTCTGGAGCACCAGAACAAGATATTGTAGAAAAAATTGATATTGGAGGAATCTCTTTAATTAGAGCAGCTGCAAAGAACTTTAAAGACACATTTATTGTCTCTTCAATGGATCAATATGATGCGTTTTTAAATCTTATTTCAGAAAAAAACGGAGAAACGTCTATTTCTGATAGAAAGCAATTTGCTGCAAAAGCATTTAATATTTCTTCTCATTATGATACTGCTATTTTTAATTATTTCAATGAAGATGAAGTAGTTTTTAAAGCAAGTGAAACCGTTTCTAAAACATTACGTTATGGAGAAAACCCTCATCAAAAAGGATATTTCTTTGGTGATTTAGATGCAATGTTTGATAAATTACACGGTAAGGAATTAAGTTACAACAATCTTTTAGATGTTGATGCTGCTGTTAATTTAATGGAAGAATTTAAAGGAGAAGCTCCAACTTTTGCTATTTTAAAACATAATAATGCTTGTGGTTTTGCACAAAGAGAAACTTTAAAACAAGCTTATTTAGGTGCTTTAGCTGGAGATCCTGTTTCTGCTTTTGGAGGTGTTTTAATTGCAAACACAACTATTGATAAAGAAACTGCAGAAGAAATTCATTCTTTATTTTGCGAAGTAGTAATTGCACCAAATTATACAGATGAAGCGTTAACTGTTTTAAAAGGAAAAAAGAATAGAATTATTTTAATTCAAAAAGAAGTAGCATTACCTAACCAAATAGTAAGAACATCATTAAATGGTTTATTAGTTCAAGATAAAGATAATATTACAGATAAATTAGAACACTTAAGCTACGCAACTAAAAGTAAACCAACAGAAAAAGAGTTAGATGATTTATTATTTGCCTCTAAGTTGTGTAAAAACACAAAATCTAATACAATTGTATTAGTAAAAGACAGACAACTATTAGCTAGTGGAGCAGGACAAACTAGTAGAGTTGACGCCTTAAACCAAGCAATTGAAAAAGCAACTAATTTTGGCTTTGACTTAAATGGATCTGTAATGGCAAGTGATGCGTTTTTCCCTTTCCCTGATTGTGTAGAAATTGCAGACAATGCTGGTATTAAAAGTGTTATTCAACCTGGAGGATCTATAAAAGATCAATTAAGTATAGACTACTGTAATTCTAACGGATTATCCATGGTTATGACTGGTACAAGGCATTTTAAACATTAA
- the mreC gene encoding rod shape-determining protein MreC: MQQLIYFFKKFKYFLFFILLQLIAIALIFNNLNFHKSKYVNSANSITGGFYSKISTFSDYLNLKSENEVLSNENTHLKNKLENNNFYLTDFDSLVTDSLNFKQKYTYTNAKIIKNDYTKAFNFITLNKGKNHEVSNEMAVINSKGIIGITDNTSNNYTRVQSILNKNSKINARLKNSFYFGTLIWDGKDYNKVQLIDIPRQAILNIGDTIETGGKSTIFPEGIPIGIVLKINRGNATDNKIDITLFNDMSNLGFVYIVKSLHKEELQSLEITEDE; encoded by the coding sequence ATGCAACAACTTATCTATTTTTTTAAAAAATTTAAATATTTTCTGTTTTTTATCTTATTACAACTTATTGCAATCGCTTTAATTTTTAATAATTTAAATTTCCATAAAAGTAAATATGTAAATTCTGCAAATTCTATTACAGGTGGTTTCTATTCTAAAATTTCCACTTTTTCTGATTATTTAAATTTAAAATCTGAAAATGAGGTTTTAAGCAATGAAAACACGCACCTTAAAAACAAATTAGAAAATAATAATTTTTATTTAACTGATTTTGATTCTTTAGTTACCGACTCTTTAAATTTTAAACAAAAATATACCTATACAAATGCAAAAATTATAAAAAACGATTATACAAAAGCATTTAATTTCATTACTTTAAACAAAGGAAAAAATCATGAGGTTTCTAATGAAATGGCAGTAATTAACAGTAAAGGAATTATTGGTATTACAGATAACACTTCTAATAATTACACAAGAGTACAATCAATTTTAAATAAAAACAGTAAAATTAATGCTCGTTTAAAAAATAGTTTTTATTTTGGAACACTTATTTGGGATGGGAAAGACTATAATAAAGTTCAACTTATAGATATACCAAGACAAGCTATTTTAAATATTGGCGACACAATTGAAACTGGAGGAAAGTCGACTATTTTCCCTGAAGGAATTCCAATAGGAATCGTTTTAAAAATCAACAGAGGAAACGCAACTGATAATAAAATTGATATTACCCTTTTTAACGACATGAGTAATTTAGGTTTTGTTTATATTGTTAAAAGTTTACATAAAGAAGAATTACAATCATTAGAAATAACAGAAGATGAATAA
- the groL gene encoding chaperonin GroEL (60 kDa chaperone family; promotes refolding of misfolded polypeptides especially under stressful conditions; forms two stacked rings of heptamers to form a barrel-shaped 14mer; ends can be capped by GroES; misfolded proteins enter the barrel where they are refolded when GroES binds), with protein sequence MAKDIKFDIEARDGIKRGVDALANAVKVTLGPKGRNVIISKSFGAPTVTKDGVTVAKEIELENPLENMGAQMVKEVASKTNDLAGDGTTTATVLAQAIVKEGLKNVAAGANPMDLKRGIDKAVAAIVADLEKQAQKVGNSSEKIKQVAAISANNDDVIGDLIATAFTKVGKEGVITVEEAKGMETYVDVVEGMQFDRGYLSPYFVTDADKMIADLENPYILLFDKKISNLQEILPILEPVSQAGRPLLIIAEDVDGQALATLVVNKLRGGLKIAAVKAPGFGDRRKAMLEDIAILTGGTVISEERGFSLENATLDLLGTAETITVDKDNTTIINGSGDAKAIKARVNQIKAQIETTTSDYDKEKLQERLAKLAGGVAVLYVGAASEVEMKEKKDRVDDALHATRAAVEEGIVAGGGVALVRAKKVLEKIITDNLDETTGVQIINKAIEAPLRIIVENAGGEGSVVLNKVLEGKKGFGYNAKTDEYVDMLEAGIIDPKKVTRVALENAASVAGMILTTECALVDIKEDAPAMPPMGGGGMPGMM encoded by the coding sequence ATGGCAAAAGATATAAAATTTGATATTGAAGCTCGCGATGGAATAAAACGCGGAGTGGATGCATTAGCAAACGCAGTAAAAGTAACTTTAGGACCTAAAGGTAGAAATGTTATTATTTCTAAATCTTTTGGCGCTCCAACAGTAACTAAAGATGGTGTTACTGTTGCAAAAGAAATAGAATTAGAAAACCCTTTAGAAAACATGGGTGCTCAAATGGTAAAAGAAGTTGCTTCTAAAACGAATGATTTAGCTGGAGATGGAACAACAACTGCTACAGTTTTAGCACAAGCAATTGTAAAAGAAGGTTTAAAAAATGTTGCAGCTGGTGCAAATCCTATGGATTTAAAAAGAGGAATTGACAAAGCAGTTGCTGCTATTGTTGCTGACTTAGAGAAACAAGCTCAAAAAGTTGGTAATTCTTCAGAAAAAATAAAACAAGTAGCTGCAATTTCTGCAAATAATGATGATGTTATTGGCGATTTAATTGCAACTGCATTTACTAAAGTTGGTAAAGAAGGTGTTATTACTGTAGAAGAAGCAAAAGGAATGGAAACCTATGTTGATGTTGTAGAAGGTATGCAATTTGACAGAGGATATTTATCTCCTTACTTTGTAACTGATGCTGATAAAATGATTGCTGATTTAGAAAATCCTTATATCTTATTATTTGATAAAAAGATTTCTAACTTACAAGAAATTCTTCCAATTTTAGAACCTGTTTCACAAGCTGGAAGACCTTTATTAATTATTGCTGAAGATGTAGACGGACAAGCATTAGCTACTTTAGTTGTAAATAAATTAAGAGGTGGATTAAAAATTGCTGCTGTAAAAGCTCCAGGTTTTGGAGACAGAAGAAAAGCAATGTTAGAAGACATCGCTATTTTAACTGGTGGAACTGTAATTTCTGAAGAAAGAGGTTTTTCATTAGAAAATGCAACGTTAGACTTATTAGGAACAGCAGAAACGATCACTGTAGACAAAGACAATACTACAATTATAAACGGTTCTGGAGATGCTAAAGCTATTAAAGCGAGAGTTAATCAAATAAAAGCTCAAATAGAAACTACTACTTCTGATTACGATAAAGAAAAACTACAAGAACGCTTAGCTAAATTAGCTGGTGGTGTTGCTGTTTTATATGTTGGTGCTGCTTCTGAAGTAGAAATGAAAGAAAAGAAAGACAGAGTTGATGATGCTTTACATGCTACAAGAGCTGCGGTTGAAGAAGGAATTGTTGCTGGTGGTGGTGTTGCTTTAGTAAGGGCTAAAAAAGTTTTAGAAAAAATTATAACAGATAATTTAGATGAAACTACAGGTGTGCAAATTATTAATAAAGCCATTGAAGCTCCTTTAAGAATTATTGTTGAAAATGCCGGAGGAGAAGGTTCTGTAGTATTAAATAAAGTTCTTGAAGGGAAAAAAGGTTTTGGTTATAATGCTAAAACTGACGAATATGTAGATATGTTAGAAGCTGGAATTATTGATCCTAAGAAAGTAACTCGTGTTGCATTAGAAAATGCTGCTTCTGTTGCTGGTATGATCTTAACCACAGAATGTGCTTTAGTTGACATTAAAGAAGATGCTCCTGCAATGCCTCCAATGGGCGGTGGTGGGATGCCAGGAATGATGTAG
- the xrtF gene encoding exosortase family protein XrtF codes for MNKHKNIVIFLLKFFVTYFILFAVYSIYLKKSQQKEGGFVTSSITTKVAKQTVSVLEFFGYYADAKQHEEELSVKLLIENQYTARVIEGCNSISLIILFISFIIAFAGSIKATLIFAFLGSIFIYIINIFRIAFLTVMIYKYPDYQGFLHNLVFPSIIYGTIFLLWVVWVNKFSKYKT; via the coding sequence GTGAATAAACATAAAAATATAGTCATTTTCCTCCTGAAATTCTTTGTAACATATTTTATATTGTTTGCTGTTTATTCTATTTATCTAAAAAAGTCTCAGCAGAAAGAAGGGGGATTTGTTACGTCATCTATCACAACAAAAGTTGCTAAGCAAACTGTAAGTGTTTTAGAGTTTTTTGGTTATTATGCAGATGCGAAACAGCATGAAGAAGAGTTGTCTGTAAAATTATTAATTGAAAACCAATACACAGCAAGAGTTATAGAAGGATGTAATTCTATAAGTTTAATAATTCTATTTATTTCATTTATTATTGCATTTGCAGGTTCTATAAAAGCAACACTAATTTTTGCTTTTTTAGGAAGTATTTTTATTTATATAATTAATATATTTAGAATTGCTTTTTTAACGGTAATGATTTATAAATACCCAGATTATCAGGGGTTTTTGCACAACTTGGTGTTTCCATCAATTATTTACGGAACAATATTTCTATTATGGGTTGTTTGGGTAAATAAATTTTCTAAGTACAAAACATGA
- a CDS encoding rod shape-determining protein, with protein sequence MGFFDFMTEDIAIDLGTANTLIIHNGKVVIDSPSIVARDRTTGKIIAIGKEANLMQGKTHENIKTIRPLKDGVIADFQASEEMIKEFVKQIPSIKKKLFPPALRMVICIPSGITEVEKRAVRDSAKHMNAKEIYLIYEPMAAAIGVGIDIMEPKGNMIIDIGGGTTEIAVIALGGIVCDQSVKVAGDLFTNDIMYYMRTQHNLHVGETTAEKVKITIGAATEDLETPPEEMLVQGRDLLSGKPKQVQVSYREIAKALDKSILRIEDAVMETLSKTPPELAADIYNSGIYLAGGGSMLRGLDKRLSRKTDLPVYVAEDPLRAVVRGTGIALKELNKYKNVLMK encoded by the coding sequence ATGGGTTTTTTCGATTTTATGACGGAAGATATTGCGATTGATTTAGGAACCGCAAATACTTTAATAATTCATAACGGTAAAGTCGTTATTGATAGTCCTTCAATTGTTGCAAGAGACAGAACCACAGGTAAAATTATTGCAATTGGTAAAGAAGCCAATTTAATGCAAGGAAAAACCCATGAAAACATCAAAACGATTCGTCCGTTAAAAGACGGAGTTATTGCAGATTTTCAAGCATCTGAAGAAATGATTAAAGAATTTGTAAAACAAATTCCTTCAATCAAAAAGAAACTTTTTCCACCAGCTTTAAGAATGGTTATTTGTATTCCTTCTGGAATTACAGAAGTAGAAAAACGTGCTGTTAGAGATTCTGCAAAACATATGAATGCAAAAGAAATCTATTTAATTTATGAACCTATGGCTGCTGCAATTGGTGTTGGTATAGACATTATGGAGCCAAAAGGAAATATGATTATTGATATAGGTGGTGGCACAACAGAAATTGCTGTTATTGCTTTAGGAGGAATTGTTTGTGACCAATCTGTAAAAGTTGCAGGAGATTTATTTACAAATGACATTATGTACTATATGCGTACCCAACATAATTTACATGTTGGAGAAACAACTGCAGAAAAAGTAAAAATTACCATTGGTGCAGCAACTGAAGATTTAGAAACTCCACCAGAAGAAATGTTAGTTCAAGGTAGAGATTTGTTGAGCGGAAAACCAAAACAAGTACAAGTTTCTTATAGAGAAATTGCGAAAGCTTTAGACAAATCTATCTTAAGAATTGAAGATGCTGTTATGGAAACCTTATCTAAAACACCTCCAGAATTGGCAGCCGATATTTATAATTCTGGTATTTATTTAGCAGGTGGTGGTTCTATGTTAAGGGGTTTAGACAAACGTTTATCTAGAAAAACAGATTTACCTGTTTATGTTGCAGAAGATCCTTTACGAGCTGTAGTTCGTGGAACAGGAATTGCTTTAAAAGAATTAAATAAATACAAAAATGTTTTAATGAAATAA
- the secG gene encoding preprotein translocase subunit SecG, with protein MSYTAFLILILIVAIALILIVMVQNPKGGGLSSSFGGGGAQSLGGVQNTNNFLDRTTWTLAIAMFVLILLANFAIPRSGDNNFKLDNTLDGVETTIPATDTNPTTNDSLK; from the coding sequence ATGAGTTATACCGCATTTTTAATTCTAATTTTGATTGTAGCCATTGCATTAATATTAATAGTTATGGTACAAAACCCTAAAGGCGGAGGATTATCTTCTTCTTTTGGAGGTGGTGGAGCACAATCTTTAGGAGGCGTTCAAAACACGAACAACTTCCTAGACAGAACAACTTGGACATTAGCAATAGCAATGTTTGTTTTAATTTTATTAGCAAATTTTGCAATCCCAAGAAGTGGAGATAATAATTTTAAATTGGATAATACTTTAGACGGAGTTGAAACTACAATACCAGCTACAGATACAAATCCAACAACTAATGATAGTTTAAAATAA
- the groES gene encoding co-chaperone GroES, with product MGLNIKPLADRVLVEPAPAETKTASGLIIPDNAKEKPQKGTVVAVGNGKVDEPLTVKVGDTVLYGKYGGTELKLEGTDYLMMRESDILAII from the coding sequence ATGGGATTAAACATTAAGCCTTTAGCGGACAGAGTACTTGTAGAACCTGCTCCTGCAGAAACAAAAACAGCGTCTGGATTAATTATACCAGATAATGCAAAAGAAAAACCACAAAAAGGAACTGTAGTTGCAGTTGGAAATGGTAAAGTTGATGAACCTTTAACTGTAAAAGTTGGAGACACTGTTTTATATGGTAAATATGGTGGAACTGAATTAAAGTTAGAAGGAACAGACTATTTAATGATGCGTGAATCTGATATTCTTGCAATCATTTAA
- a CDS encoding heavy-metal-associated domain-containing protein, whose product MKKIIFIFSLLLIGFSAQAQTKEVKKNKNAKISFEVDGICGMCKKRIETAALKTKGVKFAIWNVKTHQLNVIMDERKTNVAVIQSNILKVGHDIIGFDDKKLEATKDAYSSVHPCCKYRDEEIVLDHEGELIKQKKQ is encoded by the coding sequence ATGAAAAAAATAATATTCATATTCAGTTTATTGTTGATTGGGTTTTCTGCTCAAGCACAAACAAAAGAAGTTAAGAAAAATAAAAATGCAAAAATTTCTTTTGAAGTAGATGGTATTTGCGGAATGTGTAAAAAACGAATTGAAACTGCTGCTTTAAAAACGAAAGGAGTAAAGTTTGCAATTTGGAATGTTAAAACACATCAACTAAATGTAATCATGGATGAACGCAAAACAAACGTTGCAGTGATTCAAAGTAATATTTTAAAGGTTGGTCATGATATTATTGGTTTTGATGATAAAAAATTAGAAGCAACTAAAGATGCTTATAGTTCTGTACACCCATGTTGTAAATACAGAGATGAAGAAATTGTATTAGATCATGAAGGGGAATTAATAAAACAGAAAAAACAATAA
- a CDS encoding heavy metal-binding domain-containing protein, which yields MKKIILLIAFVLVASVSFTACKTEKKEIKKEQPTTEKKEVAVKDVYQCPMKCEKEKTYKKEGKCPVCEMKLRKKVTEYHENQNH from the coding sequence ATGAAGAAAATAATTTTATTAATAGCATTCGTTTTAGTGGCAAGTGTAAGTTTTACTGCTTGTAAAACAGAAAAGAAAGAGATTAAGAAAGAACAACCAACTACTGAGAAAAAAGAAGTGGCTGTTAAAGATGTTTATCAATGTCCTATGAAATGTGAGAAAGAAAAAACATATAAAAAAGAAGGAAAATGCCCTGTTTGTGAAATGAAATTAAGAAAAAAGGTTACTGAGTATCACGAAAATCAGAACCATTAA
- a CDS encoding exosortase F system-associated protein, translated as MNSYIKIGLLSILFLLLFVIRGYEAELFYDPLIVYFQNDYLYTKMPEISVWHLVVDMLYRYVLNSLISIGIIWVIFERKDYIKFTGFFLMLASMILIVVFVFLIRDQFESGYLLPFYIRRFIVHPLFLLLLLPAFYYQKLSNR; from the coding sequence ATGAATTCATACATTAAAATAGGCTTACTTTCTATACTTTTTTTATTGCTTTTTGTAATAAGAGGTTATGAGGCAGAATTATTTTATGACCCATTAATCGTATATTTTCAAAACGATTATTTATATACAAAAATGCCAGAAATTAGTGTTTGGCATTTAGTTGTTGATATGCTGTATAGATATGTTTTAAATTCATTAATTTCAATAGGAATCATTTGGGTGATATTTGAGAGGAAAGATTATATAAAATTTACAGGTTTCTTTTTAATGTTAGCTTCTATGATTTTAATAGTTGTCTTTGTTTTCTTGATAAGAGATCAGTTTGAATCTGGCTATTTATTACCCTTTTATATTCGAAGATTTATTGTTCATCCATTGTTTTTACTTCTTTTATTGCCGGCCTTTTATTATCAAAAATTAAGCAATAGATAA